A stretch of DNA from Salvelinus sp. IW2-2015 linkage group LG20, ASM291031v2, whole genome shotgun sequence:
GGAGGGAACGGTGATGGGGGTGGAGTTCAGGCAGAAGTGGGCTGACCTCCAGAACCTTTTGGAGCGTCAGAAAGCAAAAGGTGGGATTATTGACACAGAGGCGGAGTCTAACCGCTTCCTCATACATATTAATGAGGTAAGGAAGCAAGGAGGGGCTTAGCAAACAATATTAgctgaagtgtgtgtgcgtgagcgcgCACTTTCCTGATAATGTATCTAAATTAAACAATGTTGCGACTTGTTTTTCACAGCCGCCTCCCGACTCGGACAACGTCAGCGCTGACGGGAATACCTCTCCTAGCCAATCACTGCCCTCCCTTCCCCCTGCCTCCACCAATCAGATTACAGCACCAAAGCTGCAGCACGCTGGCCACTCGCATCGCAGGGGAAGGACAGGTCACCAGTACTGGCACCAAGGGCCACAGGGTCACTTCAGGGGcctgaggaggggagggagaggcaggcccCACACCCACCCAGGGACACCTGTCCCCCCCACTGACCATCTGGACAAACTCTCCCTGTCCTCAGAGAAACATGACAACTTCCACAGTGCTCCTCCTGCCAACTCTCACGACGCACCGATCAAAGCCAGACTTCAGGAGAACTCTAGCCACCCGGAACTGGGACAAGCACAGTTAAGCCAATTAGAgaaggaagaaggggagggaTGTACGGAGCTAGGCCAACAAGAGGCTCCAGTTCCTAAAGATGGTCAGCCAATAAGCAAATCAAGCCTGGACACTTCTAAAATGGACATCCCACCTAGCAACGGCATGGAAATGGAGCCTGGGCGAGGCCataaagagaggggaaggaggaggggcaCTCGTGGTTCAGCGCAACAGCCTGACCAATGGCAAGAGAGGTATTTCAGAGGAACGGACCAATGGGATGCTCGGGGGGGCAGGTACCATCGCTACTGGGACGGGCGAGGTCAGCGAAGCAGGGGAGGTGCCAACTCCCCCCGTGGCAGAGCTCACATGGCTGGTGGGAGAGGCTTCCATcagagtgtgggagaggtggagagagagggtgctgCTCTATGACAAAGGGACAAAGGAGGAAATAAGAACAACTATGTCTGTACCTCCATTTACATTCTCGACACACCTCAAATAAAGCTTTGCATTGTCTGGCACGTAAGTGAACCGGTGTGTCCTGTCTTTCCTATTGCCGTTTGAATTGTTGTCATCAGTGGGCAGTTGTTTAGTTTACGCTGAAGCATTCTTTTTGCTGCATAAGATACTAATGACAGGGCACATTTGTCTGAGGGAACATACAGCACATTTATTATTGACAGAAATCGGCTGAAATTGACCTCCCTTGAGTATCAAACACTTCAACTTATTTTCCCCACCCTCTTCCTTTTTCCCCTCCTGCTTTCCCTCCACCCCTTATTTATGCATACCTCCCCTCCCCTGGGTGTCCAGCCTCACCCCCCAgcccagtagtagcagtagtaataggcCGGGCGAGAGAGCCCCTCTGCTGGAAGTCTGGCCGCTGCTAACGGGGCCCAGTGGGGACACTGACACCCCGGGGGAAGCGTAGATGGGGCGCCCGTTGAGGCGCTGCACTGGCCGGTAGATGTCTCTGTACTTCAGGGTTTTAGGAAACAGCTCCACCTGAGAGTGGGACAGGGGTATGAAAGGATTAGCTTAGGCACTGTACATTATTTATGAGGGATACCTGGAGAAAATCGTCGTCTGAAAtaaaaatggatggccctcactTCAGTAAAATATAATTTTACCTGACCCTCCCTGAATGTTTGAaaaaagtgaccctcccctaCACCCCAAATAATTAAGaagtgcactatgcagaaattgctccgccatttcctggttgcaaacaTTCTAATAGTTGCTTAATTTCAGTGACGAAACAAGCAATGTAGGCAATCATAGTACCATCTAAATCCCTGTgaaatatacactacattaccaaaagtatgtggacacctgcttgtcgaacatctcattccaaaaatcatgggcattaatatggagttggttccccccctttgctgctgtaacagcctcctctcttctaggaatgctttccactagatgttggaacattgctgggggacttgcttcaattcagccacgagcattagtgagggcactgatgttgggtgattaggcctggctcgctgtcggaatttcaattcatcccaaacgtaTTCCATGGGGTTGAGTTTGGGGCTCTGCAGgtcagtcaatttcttccacaccgatctcgacaaaccatttctgtatggacatcgctttgtgcacaggggcattgtcatgctgaaacagtaaagtgccttccccaaactgttgccatgaagttggaagcacagaatcgtctagaatgacattgtatgctgtagcgttaagattttacttcactggaactaaggggcctagcccaaaccacagccccagaccattattcctccaaattttagttggcactatgcattggggcaggtagcgttctcctggcatcccagatttgtctgtcggactgccaaatgatgaagtgtgattcatcaatccagagaatgcgtttccactgctccagagtccaatggtggcgagatTTACACCAATCCAGCRgacgcttggcattgcgcatggtgatcttagggttGTGTGTGGCTGcccggccatggaaacccctttcatgaagctcccgacaaacagttcagaggcagtttggaacttggccgtgagtgttgcaaccgaggacagatgatttttacgtgctacgagctcagcactctgtggtcccgttctgtgagcttgtgtggcctaccacttagcggctgagccattgttgctcctagttgtttccacttcacaataacagcacttacagttgacccgggcagctcaagcagggcaggaatttgacgaactgacttgttggaaaggtggcatcctatgacggtgccaagttgaaagtcactgagctcttcagtaaggccgttctactgccaatgttttgtctatggagattgcatggctgtgtgcttgattttatacaccagcAACGGGTGATGCTgatatagccgaatccactcatctgaatgggtgtccacatacagtgtattttccataaccaaaagtattgtattttcagctgtttgaagctggtgtaccaaACCTAATGTAAAAGACGCAAAGattaaacttaagaacaggaagcatagaaatagcaaacagaacagatctaccgcttcttagacttgctttcactGAGAATGGCAGATCTACAGCTAACATTTCTACTTGAATTTTGTTGGTCACCCAAAAAGTAACATACtgcagtggatagcagagaacatgcttaccgtttaccctcactcctaggacagaccagagccttagatatgcagttttagaaactgttctttgttttgtaagcattacatggcaaagtaGCCAGGTTGAGAATTCGCAGACCACTGCTGACAGAGGTGAAAAGATCTCCATTTCAGTAAAAGCACTACATGAATACAGTATATCTTATTTGCGGCCCAATAAAAAATTGCCTTGTATAGACGCATTTCATGCAGttctacgtcattttacatgactggagacgaGCAGAATCTTTTTAAATTCCACAACAGAGCATGACAACGCATGCTGCAGCATCTGAGATGTTTTGATTTCTATACAGGCGAATATAAAAAAATTGGATAGTCGAAGTCCTCAtcttcgcgctctctctctctctcaacaggaCATCAGAAGGCCTAGTCCGCACGCACAGATATAGAATTTTTgggacaaatacaattttttttgcagAAGATGCCTTTGACTTTCTTCATGAAGGGCCACCGTATACAGCAccgccattggttaggcagcacaaaaTGATTTACATCAGCAAGAGCAGGGCAGGCCAGGGCTCATGATTGTGGTAGCCTAGTTTTATATACACACTCCCAGTACATtttccccaggaccgagtttgggaaacgctggcctaggcctatagtataggctatggatcacttgattgagaccacactaggcgtacttgatattgcgcgcccagcagagaatcagggatgAGGGGCAGCAATGGGCACACATCGAGAAATAAGCAACCCATTCTCAAACACTgagcaatatgacatttaatctattacaaattacatgaccctccccatGACTAAATAAAAACATATGAAACACTCCCCCTGACTGAAAGTGAAAAAGCACGaacctcccccattttcctctggGTAACAATTGTGTAAATTTCAACCGCTCCCTTAGGCTTCTTCAATGGCTCAGGAAAATATAATAAAGCTGCACACTCATCTtttatttgacatacattttactAAGGAGAACGCTTGTTGGAGTGTAATCCAACCAATCGACAAGTCAGCCCACCACCACTCACTCACCCTCAGCGGGGTTGAAAGAAACCGTAAGCATACGGTTTTCAGGAAGCTGAGGTGAAGACTCAAACCGGATGCTTCCCGTTTCTTCCAGCTCCGCTCAGGcttttcttttacgcctgctatgttaggttaccACTAACTAGATCTCTCCGTAACTTGATTGGCTCTTCGAACACGGTCCATACCACCACTTCATCGCAGGTGGGGGTGGTCAGAGAACCCTGGTAGCGGTAGAACTTGGTGAGGTCCACACTTCCTAGCAGATCACTGATGGATAGTGGCTGCACTATGTCAACTGATGAACCTGAGACATAAGGAGAGGGCTGTAGTATGAAAAATACTAGTAACATCACCACCAAAGGGAGGAAGCTCTCCCTTTGTTAGTGCCCTAAAAGCAATGGAGGTTTCACTCTGCTCttgctctctccgtctctgcaAATTCAAATTAGCTACATTGGCATAAAAATAGAGAATATAAGTACTTTAAGGCTAGCTGGCACCACTGCTCCTCACCCTTCTCTGTTATATTCAGCAGATATGATGTCAAAGTCCTCCAGGATTCCACATGCCATTGGTCGCCTGTCACCTGGAATCCATGGAATGTGTTGATGATAGCATGAATAACAAGCAgtgaaggctggtgggaggagctataggaggacgggctctttATAACGTCTGGAACGCATCAAACACACGGTAACAACATGTTagactccgttccattgattccattacagccattacaatgatcccgtcctcctatagctcctcccaccggcCTCCTCTGATAACAAGGTATTCTGCCATAACTCCTATTACTAAGTCAAGAATCATAACTCTGTCATAGTATTGTCATCATCAGTGTAGAACTGTTGTGACGTAGAGACGTACATCTATGAAGAATCCAAACACTGCTATCCTCTCCGGGTCAGTCTTAGCCTGCTCCATTGTCAAGCCTTCCTTCAGTGTCACAAGGTGGATCTGAAATCAAACAGAGTCACATcatataggacacacacacacacacacacacacacacacacacacacacacacacacagtgatgtgtATTCATgtatgccaagggaagccaggcttcccaaaaAACTTGaccaagaaaaaataaataaagcataaAATAATTTAGCTTTCGTCTCTGTGTTTcaacattttccttcaattcgcaagaggctgattGTATCTCAGAGGAGAaagctaaattagccatggatggagatagggatttggacttgtggttttacttaattctctgtactggccaatgattatcaCGGCGATTCTGGtgcaaccattaattcatacattgtgcccctggcctgagaggatggaagttcaacaaaaaatgtaagcgtgtactgtatgacagagataTAGAccatttcgtcaacatgaaagaaaggaggatggcattggtgtttctctacaagttgggtgagtcaacatgtttttctacttgcacaaacgcgcacgcaaacacacacgcacagagaaaTCCGAACCATGggcagccacatcatatttagcttatattgattggactaaattgtttttggtatattttagttgtcactgtattagaggtGATTTAATGATGTTGACATGTTGAAGtttaaatggtgctggaatagtgcaGGCAGCTCTTGTTTCCTTTgtgacttgtggtaactctctTTGGTAAAAACTAAATAGTTGTTTTGTGGTCCAAAAATTTCAGAaatattaacttgcttgaccaagCTGTAGGTTATGTAACTAACTgtcttactgtacatgcaatatgctttgtggacttcactgaaCAGAGGTTGCTATcaggttttgtgataaaacaaaggtgtggttgaatttattctgccactttgtcttcttattgtctctgcctttaggcctatatgtcATGGTTGCAAgacatatgaattaacaggttatagagcaaacaacacagttaTTACAACACATAGTTTGTAATAtggcttttgggggggggggggggcggggcttcccaagtgattttacccacacacctctcctgcacacacactctctctcttctagtaCAGTATCTCACCTCCATGGGGTATCTGACTGAGTCCACTGTGTGCTCAGAGCCTGGGTGGCACAGTGAGTCGCCTCCCCAGTGGAAATGCATCATGACGGCCGTGTAGCCATGAGGGAGCCCCCCTCCTTTCACCTCAATCAGGCCCTCTAACACACAGCTCACTGGGAGGACGTTTTACCGTAGTATACATTAATATGGTATTGTGTATTCAGTAACAACTGTTAATGAGTAAATTATACCTGTGTCCTGAGCTACTGAGATTACTTTAAAGAAGACTAGACAACACATGTCCTACAGACACACTATAAGTACAGGACCAAGGAGATTCACCACAAGATTACCTGTGTGTCCATTGTTGGTGAGGAACTTGATGCTGTGTGGATTAGTGATGTTACTGAAGGTGAGGTTGCGGAGActggggtcaaaggtcagctGGTTAGTATCAATGTTGATCGGCGACTGTCTGACCCCCCCACACTGAGAGTtgggaagggagggccagaaagaGGGGCTGTTctctaaaagagagagagaaaaagaaagcctCTGTCAGATTAAATGTTTGCCGTTCTGAACTGTGTTGGTGTAGCACACCACAGCTATGAGATGACTGAAGAGTAATGGATGGAGGTGAAGTCAGAACTAGTGAAGTCTTACCACAGCCATTGTGACACCAGGGCTGGTCTAAAAGAAACACATTTGAAAATACATATAATTCATAGAaaatatattcatattcatgaaactTTTTTAAAAAAAGTTGTTTTGGAAGGCTACGCACCTGCTATTGCTCGTGAACAGAGATAGAGGATAATACACACAGATGTCTGAAAAMCAAATATAAATACAATGTAGCATAAAGATGCATGAAACTATATCTGTTATCTCTATGATTAGATTTCTGTCAAAATGTAGCCATATCAAGATCCCTAAATGTATGATTTTAAAAATGATGTCTTACCCACTTGTACAACATATTTTCATGAGTTGAATTAATAACCACATTAATATGGAAAATACATGTTCTTATATGCCTAGCTACAGCCTGCATTGCCCAACCGCCAAAACGACTTTTCAATGCTATGTGGAACGTTGTAACAAGTGTGTAGTGCTGGGGGAGCACGAGCCTCACCTTTTTCAATTTGAAAATACATGGACAATTTATTCtaatcaattctaaataaatgatatTTAATTATCACAAAAATTCCATAAAAAACTATagaatgacaaaccaaataaatatgtcGTCTAGCAGCCTAGAGGTAGGTAAAGGATGGTTTCTTCCCTGCCTTCTCTCTGGCGGAGGCGAGAATGGTGAAgaactataggctacatgtgggCATTGCGGAAGCCCTTTGGAGGCTTGACAAATTTGGCCAATCAgaaggtaaaacaaaaaaaatctaaattcaccatgtctgccttgatgttcataaaactTCACCGACCCCTCTTGCGCAGTGGAACGGAAAACGATGTGACCACTTGGTTACTGTCACGTTCTGCGGAGGACACCCAAACCAGTGGCCACCTGCAAAGTTCTATGTCGTCTAGTAATGATTTATGTTCACTACTTGGTCAATTGATTTGATGATCAAATCTATGCAAATTAATTATATGAATTGGTAGTTCacctctgttttattttattctgtaatAGGGTATACTGCAACCATGTGTTYAAGCgaatcaaataaaagtttatttagCGCTGTCCTTTAACAACCACGAAGGGCGCCCTAATAATTTAAAATAACACTCATCACGATCTGTTGCCTACGCCTAATAGTGCTTCCTACTcatcatgtattattattacaaattGAAGATgatcacttctcacaatggtgctcgtttagtaaagttagatcaaagcttaATCAATGTCTCGCAAGATCACATAACGGTAACGTAACAGAAGCGAATTTAATAGCATAGCATAGTAGGCCTATAACGTTACTGTTCAACTCTGTTACGCCAAAACACCTAATTTCTAATGAGATTTTTAGATGGTTAGCTGAAACTgaatagtaaaaaaacaaacattatcattagtaatccttctaaccccccccttaaaagagttagatgcactattgtaaagtggttgttccactggatatcataaggtgaatgcaccaatttgtaagtcgctctggataagagcgtctgctaaatgacttaaatgtaaatgtaaatgtaaattattgcGCCAAAACTCAACAGAGCCACAAGGCAGGATATATgctgattgaaacaaaatacaaggcTCATAGTTTGataacaccatctgctctaattcGCTCATGAAAACAGTAATTCAAGAAGATCAAAATGCATAggctattcccatgaaactgattgagatcaattaAACTATTGGCATGCAGATGCGGTTTCACCGGTAAAACGTGAATAGGCCTAATTAgcattcacgattgacagtgatgatggcctattttgaaatgaggtatgcctaacttggtgtttgagggtattaaaaatacaacattttcttGTGACAATATGTGGGCATAGGCAGACGTTGCAATTGGAGTATGCACTTGATGCATATTCTTTAGcagagctctccaaccctgttcctggagagctaacaTCCtttaggttttcattccaaccctaatctagcgcacctgattctaataattagctggtttatAAAATTAATCAATGAATCCAACTGGGATTGGAGTGAAAGCCTACAGGAGAGTAGCGtggcaggaacagggttggagagccctgtaatGATCGCCTACATCTGTCGTACGAACTTTGACTAGGAAATGATGACGTCTTTACAtatgtagtctacggcgatacggatatcacttattattgatatctacatagtttgagtttatttgaatttttacagggacagtgcacattaatcaacgtttcagtaaaagtgccggttttagccagccggctaattttcaaacgcagtccctgggcaggttattaaaaacagttacactaacaatacagacaatcaatgagcagtgagcacacccagcgcaacataggacaagcaacacgtaaCATGCGcactgtgaatcacactgctgctctctcatttgtctatttgcgccttacggattgtggttgttttgGATGGCTGTTCatcaatctaaatgtgtatttaataatggttgaattcaagaagtttaagctgcctaccaatcattgtttttgaaaccagtggacagccaatgaaaaatgcgctcttgcaacagctgcatagtgcggatccaagcctatggaataaacGCGGAgtttttattgctcaatctaattcatgctgataaaataaataaatccataggcctaatggacgcATGCTCAAACTtgtacacttttgatagacttaaaggggcaatctgtagtttctACATCAATttgacttataaattatatatatatatatatatatatatctattgattcttgaagaatataacttaaatcGCTCATGAGTTTAGTTAatctgtcacactccatgagaaaccaacatataagcttgttttattccaatgtttgtaaacattgtaaatgttaacaaacactgtatagcccaataacatggttaaaacaataattttatatcatggatggtcagtccttgcatccatagctctgtctattaatctgagtaTTAATAATCTTAATCTTAgtccgttttgttattgtttcatctgtggatttgccctttaaacagctgcatattatcaagatatcaaagtcgcaccaacaaaaaggtaaacaataggcctatagcacaTGCAGCATATGGCAataatttttcacatgtaaatagcacttttctgTAGTGCttaaagcatgccattccatgagagcagcatttatttttcacctcgaatcaatgagcccaatcagtcctccatgacaacaaaatcataaataaTGAGGAGGGGTGGCGTAtaaatccttagttttggggttatgcgcaggtaaaacaatttgaccAATCTATACTTCCacatttccaagtcctattcttgaaaatcaagggggtataacatttattggaatgactggaatgcTGATAGACTTttatttttaatgtaaagatataatttaatcgtattattatatgtagtagaaggCAATGGGTTTGAAGAAGCcaacataaccaacccataaagtaaaatgtaacatccatatacagctatataaactttaacattgatttatcctgcaatagatgtcgttcaactggtaacatacatttttgtcttcttctaatgcctcttaaagggaaagtaatctaaaagtaacggaatgtaatcagatgatgttactgagtttggggtaATCCAAAAagtacgttactgattacaattttggacaggtaactagtaactgtaacggattacatttagaaagtaacctgcCCAACCCTGGGGGTagataatctgatcctagatctgttagAAGAGCAACTTGCTAAGAAGAGTCGTGTACGCCCCCATGTGTACTACGCAAACTCACATTGTCCGGGGCAGTGTTTTGAAATAAGACAAAATGTCTGCCGGAGCAGTGCTAACGACGAATGAGCGTCATATTCGAGACAATAACTATAACAACAATCTTCCAGATGACCGAATGGACGTTGAAATTGACCCAGGACACAACGTAACTGACCGGGAAGACTTGGACGCCGGAATACAAGCCCCTTGTTCATCTAACGGCAGTGGTGGGGAGGAGGATGAGTCGGAGGCCATTGATCGGGAAAGAGAAGCCGGGGGCTCGATTCCTCAGCGCAACGGGGAAGGAGTGTTGTTGGGCAGGGAGCAAGAGGTGTCAGTCGAAATCGGAGAGACGTATTTATGTCAGCGAGCCGACAAGACATGGCGTAAGTATTTGTTTATAAACCATTACTAGTTAGCTACGTTTGAAAAGGCTGTGAGGCAGCGGCAGAGCACTATTTATCAGTGCGTCCCGACTTGTTCTGCGTGCATCTAAAGACTGATAGAGAAACATTTCGTAACTAACTGTGcaggtttttttttattgttaaattgtggttttgtttattgtttacattCAAGCCCATCAAGCTCTATGAGCTGTAAGCTATAGTTAGCAAGCTAGATGTGCTTTTTACAGAGATGGCTACAGTTAATTCAGTAAAACTCAACCTCTTTCTTTCAGATTCTGCTGAGGTTATCCAGTCCAGGCTGAACGAACAGGAGGGCAGAGAGGAGTTCTACGTACACTATGTTGGATGtgagtgggacacacacacagcacttccATGCTCTATCTTTTCACACACCTCTCCTTCTACTTTCCTCCACCTCCCTTTATCGTTTCTTCCTCCTCCaatcctctctttacctctccccTGGGCCTGTAGTTAACAGACGTCTGGATGAGTGGGTGGGCAAGGCTCGCCTGGCACTGACCAAGACGGCGAAGGACGCAGTGACAAAAATCGctgagggtggaggagggggcgAGCTGGGGGAGCAGCCCGAGAGGAAGATCACCCGCAACCAGAAACGCAAACATGATGAGATCAACCACGTGCAGAAGGTAGGCTAGTGCAGGAGGTTCCAGACTACATACCCCCACAGCGGGGATCAGATCCCCATTGTCAATTTCTGTCAGTCAGATGAGTTAGATTCAGATGTTAAATGGGCTCCCTCTGTTCTGTTTTCTAATGGAACTCCTCTTTCCCTCCAGACGTACGCAGAGATGGACCCCACCACAGCTGCCCTGGAGAAGGAGCATGAGGCGGTAAGTGTGTGTAgcttttgatatacagtacctgtcaaaagtttggatgcctattcattccagggtttttgttacatttttattattttctacattgtagaagaatagtgaagacatcaaaactatgaaataatcatgtagtaaccaaaaaagtgttcgaCAAATCaataatatatttgagattcttcaaagtagccaccctttgccttgatgacagctttgcacactcttggcattctctcaaccagcttcatgaggtagtcacctggaatgcatttcaattaacaggtgtgccttgttaaaagttaatttgtggaatttctttccttcttaatgggtttgagccaatcagttgtgttgtgacaaggtaggggtggtatacagaagatagccctatttggtaaaatacaaagtacatattatggcaagaacagctcaaataagcaaagagaaacgacagtccatcattacttaaagacatgaaggtcagtcaatccggattTTTAAGAActatgaaagtttcttcaagtgcagtcacaaaaaccatcaagcgctatgatgaaactggttctcatgaggaccgccacaggaatggaacacccagttacctctgctgcagaggataataagttcattagacttaccagcctcagaaattgcagcccaaagaaatgcttcagagttgaagtaacacacatctcatcatcaactgttcagaggagactgcgtgaatcaggcctgcaTGGTTTAATTtttgaaaagaaaccactactaaaggacaccaataagaagaagagacttgcttgggccgagaaacacgagcaatggacattagaccggtggaaatctgtcctttggtctgacgagtccaaatttgagatttttggttcccaccgctgtgtctttgtgagacacaaagtaggtgaacggattatctccatgtgtggttcccaccgtgaagcatggaggaggtgtgggggtgctttgctggtgacactggcag
This window harbors:
- the rnf25 gene encoding E3 ubiquitin-protein ligase RNF25 isoform X1; this encodes MAAESDVLSEIEVLQSIYLDELQINRRDGGWEVSLVLYPSTGEDSLSQFVRLTLTLTLDLQYPSSPPSISIHNPRGLSDDKLCSVQKCLQTEAESCLGSPVLYQLIEKAKEILTESNIPHGNCVICLYGFKDGEAFTKTRCYHYFHSHCLGRYITHSETELEEREKELEQDKTRERTDDEELTVVCPVCREPLTYNVDELLSNPAPSFPKLEGTVMGVEFRQKWADLQNLLERQKAKGGIIDTEAESNRFLIHINEPPPDSDNVSADGNTSPSQSLPSLPPASTNQITAPKLQHAGHSHRRGRTGHQYWHQGPQGHFRGLRRGGRGRPHTHPGTPVPPTDHLDKLSLSSEKHDNFHSAPPANSHDAPIKARLQENSSHPELGQAQLSQLEKEEGEGCTELGQQEAPVPKDGQPISKSSLDTSKMDIPPSNGMEMEPGRGHKERGRRRGTRGSAQQPDQWQERYFRGTDQWDARGGRYHRYWDGRGQRSRGGANSPRGRAHMAGGRGFHQSVGEVEREGAAL
- the rnf25 gene encoding E3 ubiquitin-protein ligase RNF25 isoform X2; this encodes MAAESEGWEVSLVLYPSTGEDSLSQFVRLTLTLTLDLQYPSSPPSISIHNPRGLSDDKLCSVQKCLQTEAESCLGSPVLYQLIEKAKEILTESNIPHGNCVICLYGFKDGEAFTKTRCYHYFHSHCLGRYITHSETELEEREKELEQDKTRERTDDEELTVVCPVCREPLTYNVDELLSNPAPSFPKLEGTVMGVEFRQKWADLQNLLERQKAKGGIIDTEAESNRFLIHINEPPPDSDNVSADGNTSPSQSLPSLPPASTNQITAPKLQHAGHSHRRGRTGHQYWHQGPQGHFRGLRRGGRGRPHTHPGTPVPPTDHLDKLSLSSEKHDNFHSAPPANSHDAPIKARLQENSSHPELGQAQLSQLEKEEGEGCTELGQQEAPVPKDGQPISKSSLDTSKMDIPPSNGMEMEPGRGHKERGRRRGTRGSAQQPDQWQERYFRGTDQWDARGGRYHRYWDGRGQRSRGGANSPRGRAHMAGGRGFHQSVGEVEREGAAL
- the rnf25 gene encoding E3 ubiquitin-protein ligase RNF25 isoform X3, whose product is MAAESDVLSEIEVLQSIYLDELQINRRDGGWEVSLVLYPSTGEDSLSQFVRLTLTLTLDLQYPSSPPSISIHNPRGLSDDKLCSVQKCLQTEAESCLGSPVLYQLIEKAKEILTESNIPHGNCVICLYGFKDGEAFTKTRCYHYFHSHCLGRYITHSETELEEREKELEQDKTRERTDDEELTVVCPVCREPLTYNVDELLSNPAPSFPKPPPDSDNVSADGNTSPSQSLPSLPPASTNQITAPKLQHAGHSHRRGRTGHQYWHQGPQGHFRGLRRGGRGRPHTHPGTPVPPTDHLDKLSLSSEKHDNFHSAPPANSHDAPIKARLQENSSHPELGQAQLSQLEKEEGEGCTELGQQEAPVPKDGQPISKSSLDTSKMDIPPSNGMEMEPGRGHKERGRRRGTRGSAQQPDQWQERYFRGTDQWDARGGRYHRYWDGRGQRSRGGANSPRGRAHMAGGRGFHQSVGEVEREGAAL